Proteins from a genomic interval of Methanofastidiosum sp.:
- the hjc gene encoding Holliday junction resolvase Hjc produces MYNRGRNSEVSLVKKLWENGYAALRMPGSGRGQLYPHPDIIAGNGKKYLGIEVKIRAEERCYFKDEDVEKLKEFCNTFGAVPYFAVRFVRRWRFFEVKDLEKTPSGYRASFGKGQEFSKVIGDENDR; encoded by the coding sequence ATGTACAACAGAGGGAGAAACTCAGAAGTATCATTGGTAAAGAAATTATGGGAAAACGGATATGCCGCCCTTAGGATGCCTGGTTCTGGAAGGGGGCAGCTATACCCTCATCCCGATATAATCGCAGGTAATGGTAAGAAATACCTTGGAATAGAAGTAAAGATAAGGGCAGAGGAGAGATGCTATTTCAAAGATGAAGATGTTGAAAAGCTAAAGGAGTTCTGCAACACATTTGGCGCTGTGCCATACTTTGCAGTGAGATTTGTCAGAAGATGGCGTTTTTTTGAAGTTAAAGATTTAGAAAAAACACCAAGTGGATATAGGGCTTCTTTTGGAAAAGGCCAGGAATTCTCTAAGGTCATAGGGGACGAAAATGATCGTTAG
- a CDS encoding minichromosome maintenance protein MCM has protein sequence MKYSYEEVVDRFKEFYEAYPDVSEPKYKKLIDKMKMEGKSSLYIDFDDVIDFDFDLSEQILKEPEQILTGPSVALKEVYGAETEKRLTARFVDLPPTEKIDIRDIRAIHINKFIQIEGVVRRTTEVKPEVVEAVFSCERCGEYLTVMQDSPSFKTPVTCSNPACGRNGPFKLVKAYSKFVDWQNIKIQEKPEKLKGGRLPWIMDCIIKDDIVDTAQAGNVVNIVGILKTVQENWPKSGGKKTTFNKSIEVNSIGIKEKDIQDLELSEEDEEKILELASDPKICENITNSIAPSIFGNQHVKYAVALQMFSSEARVLHDKTRIRGDSHILLVGDPGVAKSQILKYINLVAPRSIYTSGKGTSAAGLTAAVIRDESSGSFALEAGALVIADNGIACIDEIDKMSNEDRSSIHEAMEQQTISIAKAGIIATLNARASILAAANPKRGRFDSYKPLGEQIDLLPTLLSRFDLIFILTDKPKESEDKKIAEHILRLHSNEIDSIMPVLETEDIRKYAIYSKKTIKEITLTDEAKNRLLEFYVSIRKKGEEKNTPIPITARQLESLIRLSEARARMRLSNKVMVEDVEDIIQLYMKSIEEIGKDPETGEIDIDMIMTGRPKSQRDKITVIMDIISNLDKKSNNEGALTSEVYEEARAENISDSFTRKIIDELKQKGDVYEPRPDRLKLTLL, from the coding sequence ATGAAATATAGCTACGAGGAAGTTGTTGATAGGTTCAAGGAGTTCTATGAAGCTTATCCTGATGTGAGTGAACCTAAGTACAAAAAGCTTATAGACAAAATGAAGATGGAAGGAAAAAGCTCCCTTTATATCGATTTTGATGATGTTATTGATTTTGACTTTGACCTTTCAGAACAAATTTTGAAGGAACCTGAACAAATTCTAACAGGTCCAAGTGTAGCTTTAAAGGAAGTTTATGGTGCTGAGACTGAGAAAAGGCTCACGGCCAGATTTGTCGATTTGCCCCCAACTGAGAAGATTGATATTAGAGATATCAGAGCTATACACATCAATAAATTTATCCAGATTGAAGGTGTTGTAAGGAGGACTACAGAAGTTAAACCTGAAGTAGTCGAGGCTGTGTTTAGTTGTGAAAGGTGTGGGGAGTATCTTACTGTTATGCAAGATTCACCGAGTTTCAAAACTCCAGTGACTTGTTCAAATCCGGCTTGTGGGAGAAACGGTCCTTTCAAGTTGGTAAAGGCTTATTCAAAGTTTGTTGATTGGCAAAATATAAAGATTCAAGAGAAGCCTGAGAAATTAAAGGGAGGTCGACTTCCCTGGATTATGGATTGTATAATCAAGGACGATATAGTTGATACCGCTCAGGCCGGAAATGTTGTAAATATAGTTGGTATTCTAAAAACAGTTCAGGAAAATTGGCCCAAAAGCGGGGGCAAGAAAACTACCTTCAATAAATCCATAGAAGTTAATAGTATTGGGATAAAAGAGAAGGATATCCAAGATTTAGAACTATCAGAGGAGGATGAAGAAAAGATATTGGAGTTGGCCTCTGATCCTAAAATTTGCGAAAATATAACAAATTCTATTGCCCCTTCAATTTTTGGAAATCAGCATGTTAAGTATGCTGTTGCATTACAAATGTTCTCAAGTGAGGCAAGGGTCCTGCATGACAAAACAAGAATAAGAGGAGATTCACATATACTCCTCGTTGGTGACCCTGGAGTTGCCAAATCACAGATTCTTAAATATATTAATCTTGTTGCACCAAGATCAATTTATACAAGCGGTAAAGGAACTTCTGCCGCTGGTCTTACTGCCGCCGTCATAAGGGACGAAAGCTCAGGTAGCTTTGCACTTGAAGCTGGCGCCCTTGTTATTGCAGACAATGGTATTGCCTGTATCGATGAAATTGATAAAATGTCTAATGAAGACCGTTCATCGATTCACGAAGCTATGGAACAGCAAACTATCTCAATTGCTAAAGCAGGCATTATTGCAACTTTAAACGCTAGGGCTTCCATACTTGCAGCTGCAAATCCAAAGAGAGGAAGATTCGATAGCTATAAACCTCTTGGGGAGCAGATAGACCTTTTGCCTACCCTCCTTTCAAGGTTCGACTTGATTTTCATATTGACAGATAAACCAAAGGAAAGTGAGGATAAAAAAATTGCAGAGCATATATTAAGACTTCATTCAAATGAAATAGATTCAATAATGCCGGTATTGGAAACTGAGGATATAAGGAAATATGCCATTTATTCAAAAAAGACCATCAAGGAGATTACTTTAACAGATGAAGCAAAAAATAGGCTTCTAGAGTTTTATGTCAGTATAAGGAAAAAGGGCGAAGAGAAAAATACCCCGATCCCCATCACTGCAAGACAGCTTGAATCTTTGATAAGATTATCAGAGGCAAGGGCTAGGATGAGATTATCGAATAAAGTTATGGTCGAAGATGTTGAAGATATTATTCAGTTATACATGAAATCAATTGAAGAGATAGGCAAAGATCCAGAAACTGGAGAGATAGACATAGACATGATTATGACTGGCAGACCAAAATCCCAGAGGGACAAAATAACTGTGATAATGGACATCATTTCTAATTTAGATAAGAAGAGCAACAATGAAGGTGCTCTTACAAGCGAAGTCTATGAAGAAGCAAGAGCAGAGAATATCAGTGATTCATTTACCCGTAAGATAATTGATGAGTTAAAGCAGAAGGGAGACGTATATGAGCCAAGGCCAGATAGGCTAAAATTGACTCTATTATAA
- a CDS encoding phenylacetate--CoA ligase — protein sequence MQKKIEEIRKSQGKLLVKNVKYSWDNLPYYKQKMKEAGVKPEDIKGLDDISKLPFLSKADLRHHYPYGLIATPIDNVVRFHSSSGTTGIPTVVPYTKRDIELWAELNKRCLETVGATHKDLVQVSYGYGLFTGGLGLHYGAERLGAAVIPTSSGNTMRQIKILKDMKTTTLACTPSYALMLSEVIKSTDLKLDELSLKRGVFGAEPWSENMRKRIEKGLGLEAFDIYGLTELCGPGVGIECSEHNGLHTWSDHFIVETIDKDGNKTDVDGEGKGELVFTTLQREAMPVMRYRTKDLSWITWEECACGLLHPRIGRITGRSDDMLIVRGVNVFPSQIEEVLMALKGVGDHYQIIVDRDILDSLMIKVEVTNEIFSDSISELITLEKEIKKRLFEMLSLSVDVELVEPGQIPRPEGKAKRVIDLRKDM from the coding sequence TTGCAAAAAAAGATTGAGGAAATAAGAAAATCCCAAGGAAAACTCCTTGTTAAAAATGTCAAATATTCATGGGATAATCTCCCTTACTACAAACAAAAAATGAAAGAAGCAGGTGTAAAACCTGAAGATATCAAAGGATTGGATGATATATCTAAACTTCCTTTTCTATCTAAAGCAGACCTTAGGCATCACTACCCATATGGCTTGATAGCTACGCCCATTGATAATGTTGTAAGATTCCATTCCTCTTCAGGTACGACCGGTATTCCAACAGTTGTGCCATATACCAAGAGGGATATAGAATTATGGGCTGAGCTAAATAAGAGGTGCCTTGAAACAGTTGGTGCAACCCATAAAGATTTAGTTCAAGTTAGCTATGGATACGGATTATTCACAGGAGGCTTGGGTCTTCATTATGGCGCAGAGAGATTGGGAGCTGCAGTAATCCCTACAAGCAGTGGAAACACGATGAGGCAGATTAAGATACTAAAGGACATGAAAACAACTACACTTGCCTGCACGCCATCTTATGCATTGATGCTTTCAGAAGTTATCAAATCTACTGACCTAAAACTCGATGAACTATCTTTAAAGAGGGGGGTATTTGGCGCAGAGCCCTGGTCGGAAAATATGAGAAAGAGGATAGAAAAAGGCCTTGGCCTTGAAGCCTTTGATATATACGGGCTTACTGAGCTTTGCGGGCCTGGTGTCGGTATTGAGTGCTCTGAGCACAACGGGCTTCACACATGGTCTGACCACTTTATTGTCGAGACAATTGATAAAGATGGGAATAAGACAGATGTAGATGGTGAGGGAAAAGGTGAGCTAGTTTTCACAACGCTGCAGAGAGAGGCAATGCCAGTCATGAGGTATAGAACAAAAGATTTATCTTGGATAACATGGGAAGAATGTGCCTGTGGATTATTGCATCCTAGAATTGGGAGGATCACAGGAAGAAGCGATGATATGTTAATAGTCAGAGGAGTCAATGTTTTCCCAAGTCAGATAGAAGAGGTCCTAATGGCGTTAAAAGGCGTTGGTGACCATTACCAGATAATAGTCGATAGAGATATTTTAGACAGTCTGATGATAAAAGTTGAAGTTACAAATGAAATTTTCTCAGACAGTATATCAGAACTTATAACGCTTGAAAAAGAAATCAAGAAACGGCTCTTTGAAATGTTGAGCTTAAGTGTTGATGTTGAACTAGTCGAGCCAGGCCAGATACCAAGACCTGAGGGGAAAGCAAAAAGAGTAATTGATTTAAGAAAGGATATGTAG
- a CDS encoding acetolactate synthase, whose amino-acid sequence MVEQISVFIDNRPGRLAELCNIIGKNGVDIRALQLVEAGEFGLVRMITDNNEKATKLLKDAGMSFRKGEVLGVLMEDKPGSMGLIATLLSEASINIEYAYAFITKIEKKAILILKVSDLKKSIEVLKSNGINILENI is encoded by the coding sequence ATGGTAGAGCAGATAAGTGTTTTTATTGACAATAGGCCTGGGAGGCTTGCAGAGCTCTGTAATATTATTGGGAAAAACGGCGTTGATATCAGGGCTTTACAGCTAGTTGAGGCTGGAGAATTTGGCCTTGTAAGAATGATAACAGACAATAACGAAAAAGCAACTAAACTCTTGAAAGATGCTGGAATGTCCTTTAGAAAGGGAGAAGTTCTAGGCGTCCTCATGGAAGACAAACCTGGGTCTATGGGGCTAATCGCCACTCTGTTAAGCGAGGCTTCAATTAATATCGAATACGCTTATGCATTTATAACTAAGATAGAGAAAAAGGCTATATTGATTCTAAAAGTAAGTGACCTAAAGAAGTCAATAGAAGTTTTGAAATCTAATGGTATAAATATACTCGAAAACATTTAA
- a CDS encoding DUF2148 domain-containing protein, whose product MSAEINESIKAAAGLIEIAAITAPKGKGVDDIVTKTIFKGSKDHRELVEKMKVYGDKKGLKFFQRDSKNVLESDAIVLIGAIAKPPLGLNCGMCGYDCSTIPEKKKINDYFAPVCAFALVDLGIALGSASKTAQILNLDNRIMYSIGATAMEMRLIEGDVVMGIPLSVSSKSIYFDR is encoded by the coding sequence ATGTCAGCAGAAATAAATGAAAGTATAAAGGCTGCCGCTGGCCTAATTGAAATAGCAGCAATAACTGCGCCCAAAGGCAAAGGAGTAGACGACATAGTAACAAAAACGATCTTCAAAGGTAGCAAGGACCACAGAGAGCTAGTTGAAAAAATGAAAGTATATGGGGATAAAAAAGGCCTAAAATTTTTTCAGAGAGATTCAAAGAATGTATTAGAATCGGATGCAATAGTTCTTATCGGTGCAATTGCAAAGCCGCCTCTTGGTCTAAATTGTGGGATGTGTGGGTATGATTGCAGCACAATACCAGAAAAGAAAAAAATAAATGATTATTTTGCACCTGTTTGTGCGTTTGCTCTGGTAGACCTTGGTATAGCACTAGGCAGTGCATCAAAGACTGCTCAGATATTAAATCTTGATAACAGGATAATGTATTCTATTGGTGCAACAGCAATGGAGATGCGACTCATTGAAGGCGATGTAGTCATGGGGATACCACTATCTGTTTCAAGCAAGAGCATTTATTTTGATAGGTAA
- a CDS encoding phage holin family protein yields MIETVPLNKLIELLIKYIGVYVKQGASDAIGEAIKEPMNRLTKTLFLAVGSAILAFSGVVALFISLVFFLKNVLGSYMMAFLIVGIILVIVGAILGYGGYTYGRKDRKARH; encoded by the coding sequence ATGATAGAAACAGTGCCTCTAAACAAGCTCATTGAATTACTGATAAAGTATATTGGGGTCTACGTGAAGCAGGGCGCCTCTGATGCTATCGGGGAAGCAATAAAAGAGCCTATGAATAGACTCACGAAAACTCTTTTCTTGGCAGTTGGTTCTGCGATACTCGCTTTCTCAGGTGTGGTGGCTCTTTTTATTTCGCTAGTATTCTTCTTGAAAAATGTTCTTGGTAGCTATATGATGGCCTTTTTGATTGTCGGGATAATACTAGTTATTGTAGGGGCAATATTAGGATACGGAGGGTATACTTATGGAAGAAAGGATAGAAAGGCAAGACATTGA
- a CDS encoding ABC transporter permease subunit has product MRKEVIYLAGKEFKDILREKVYILAFLLQLFIVIGIVLIGTSYAYIQTYVDDPDSQGTFLVYSEVEGFPIYLNDESIKSVALRDPEFNGALPRNIDGVIWALDNDSIKVLLKNPATFEDLSEPIKRAYLKAKLKGELPDEILNPLSIKIDPKNYTYNLADLFFVEIMQTLLIPLILLLPIFLSMNILSDSIVGEKERKTFEILLASPLKRIEIILGKILPTFAISIVQIIIWVLVLSARGISIFNIPLLLVFLSIIMLLLFSISIVFSNISSNITESNLFLTLFMMVVTLVMFVPIPLENPILKEILSYSPIIPLIKIASNPTVDLLEIGKYMAIYSWLSLVSLLIALKGIAKDENIRL; this is encoded by the coding sequence ATGAGAAAAGAAGTGATTTATCTTGCAGGAAAGGAGTTTAAGGACATATTGAGGGAAAAGGTCTACATACTTGCATTTTTACTACAGCTGTTCATAGTAATTGGGATAGTCCTGATTGGAACATCCTACGCCTATATCCAGACTTATGTTGACGATCCAGACAGCCAGGGTACATTTTTAGTTTACTCTGAAGTTGAAGGATTCCCCATTTACTTAAACGATGAATCAATTAAGAGTGTTGCTTTAAGAGACCCAGAGTTTAATGGGGCCCTTCCTAGAAATATCGATGGCGTTATTTGGGCCCTAGACAATGATTCTATCAAAGTACTACTAAAAAATCCAGCAACTTTTGAAGATTTGTCAGAACCAATTAAAAGAGCATACCTAAAGGCAAAATTAAAAGGTGAGCTCCCTGATGAAATCTTAAATCCCCTCTCAATTAAAATAGATCCTAAAAACTACACCTATAATCTAGCCGATCTATTCTTTGTTGAGATTATGCAAACACTATTAATACCGCTTATACTACTTCTCCCGATATTTCTTTCTATGAACATATTGTCTGATTCGATAGTTGGAGAAAAGGAAAGAAAGACTTTTGAAATATTGCTTGCATCGCCATTAAAGAGAATAGAAATTATCCTCGGCAAGATACTGCCAACCTTTGCAATCTCAATAGTTCAGATAATAATATGGGTACTAGTTTTAAGTGCCAGAGGAATCTCAATTTTTAATATACCACTCTTATTAGTATTTCTTTCAATAATCATGCTGCTCTTATTTTCAATTTCCATAGTCTTTTCAAATATTTCCTCAAATATTACGGAGTCAAATCTTTTTCTCACCCTTTTCATGATGGTTGTGACCCTCGTTATGTTCGTGCCAATCCCCTTAGAAAATCCAATATTAAAAGAGATTCTGAGCTACTCTCCAATAATCCCCCTAATCAAGATAGCTTCTAATCCCACAGTTGATTTATTGGAAATTGGAAAGTACATGGCTATTTATTCTTGGCTTTCATTAGTTTCACTGCTTATTGCCCTAAAGGGCATCGCTAAAGATGAAAATATAAGATTATAA
- a CDS encoding ABC transporter permease — translation MINQMVKWELRRLFKNRKFKIAFTLQLLVILLIIPLFGSYVKALEEGGFFNLSVGGKGYLPIGISSEKNSLTDIISENKRFDIVWVEEKEGPELLRSGRISAFLVIEKEFEDKIRGYSSSTVELYINTQNPKGVSAYSELNTILLGFRDGAIEARIRDLSIAEPNIELVSQSPTNNNTSPQSQTTQNTTQQQASENVTDVSDRPANFQEQIERTRQSFEDEQGGYIVLLVLLLPLFLSGGMLIDLLISEKERRTGEMLLALPMKREEIFYSKFISILAIILFQLLFWVIALYYFGRVTNPLIILPLTITAILLLSITGLIGVYSKNYKDSALIVTVTFILLFFLLFGTSTLYVAGLKDAAAISPLSLVIAIENGTYSLKEAAISILPSLSFSIILIYLSTVLYKKDEFYFGPRPSIQDLVFEFAGKLRLKGIVYSPYLIALIFGFIAIFISIIFEIFFGIIALYFTESIFAILFIWATIEELSKSIGIFSAEKYFSLKWHEGMLAGMTSGLGFAVLENIIFTVFALNLFPDYALRVLVTRTFLSGGIHIVSTGVIGIGISERKYLLPAFLAGILIHFIYNIIILRGAI, via the coding sequence ATGATTAATCAGATGGTAAAATGGGAGCTTAGAAGGCTATTCAAAAATAGAAAATTCAAAATAGCCTTTACCTTGCAGCTTCTTGTAATCCTTCTCATAATCCCTCTTTTTGGCAGCTATGTAAAGGCCCTTGAAGAAGGGGGATTCTTCAATCTCTCAGTAGGTGGTAAAGGTTATCTCCCGATAGGAATCTCCTCTGAAAAAAACTCCTTGACGGATATTATCTCAGAAAACAAAAGGTTTGATATTGTATGGGTGGAAGAAAAAGAAGGACCGGAATTATTAAGAAGCGGGAGGATTTCTGCCTTTTTAGTTATAGAAAAGGAGTTTGAAGATAAAATAAGGGGCTATAGTTCTTCAACAGTTGAATTATATATAAATACTCAGAATCCAAAGGGTGTTTCTGCCTATTCGGAGCTAAACACCATACTGCTTGGTTTTAGGGATGGGGCTATAGAGGCTAGAATCAGAGATTTATCAATTGCAGAGCCCAATATAGAACTTGTTTCCCAATCACCCACAAATAACAACACATCACCCCAAAGTCAAACTACTCAAAACACAACGCAACAGCAGGCTTCAGAAAATGTAACAGATGTTTCTGATAGGCCCGCTAATTTCCAGGAGCAGATAGAAAGGACAAGACAATCTTTTGAGGATGAGCAGGGGGGCTACATAGTTCTACTAGTTCTTCTTTTGCCTCTTTTCTTAAGCGGAGGGATGCTAATTGACTTACTAATATCAGAAAAAGAGAGGAGGACTGGGGAAATGCTTTTGGCGCTCCCCATGAAAAGAGAAGAAATATTCTATTCAAAATTTATCTCTATCCTAGCAATAATATTATTCCAGCTCTTATTCTGGGTTATAGCTCTTTACTATTTTGGAAGGGTGACAAACCCCCTAATTATCCTGCCACTTACAATAACTGCGATACTGCTTCTCAGCATAACAGGTCTAATTGGAGTCTATTCAAAGAACTACAAGGATTCAGCCCTAATTGTCACTGTGACATTTATACTCCTATTTTTCTTACTGTTTGGTACGTCCACACTGTATGTTGCAGGCCTAAAGGATGCCGCTGCTATATCCCCACTATCCCTTGTTATAGCAATTGAAAACGGCACATACTCGTTGAAAGAAGCTGCCATTTCGATATTGCCTTCCCTTAGCTTTTCCATTATTCTAATTTATTTATCCACCGTTCTTTACAAAAAAGATGAGTTTTATTTTGGCCCGAGGCCCAGCATACAAGACCTTGTCTTTGAATTTGCAGGTAAACTAAGATTAAAGGGCATTGTATATAGCCCTTATTTAATAGCCCTTATTTTTGGATTTATTGCCATTTTTATATCGATAATCTTTGAAATATTCTTCGGGATTATCGCCCTCTATTTCACTGAATCAATATTTGCCATACTCTTCATATGGGCAACTATAGAAGAGTTGTCAAAAAGCATAGGCATCTTTTCAGCTGAAAAATATTTTTCCTTGAAGTGGCATGAGGGGATGCTAGCCGGCATGACAAGTGGCCTTGGATTTGCCGTTCTTGAGAATATTATCTTCACAGTCTTTGCACTAAACCTATTTCCAGATTATGCGCTTAGGGTGTTAGTTACAAGAACCTTTCTTTCAGGTGGGATCCATATTGTTTCGACTGGTGTTATCGGGATAGGAATTAGTGAGAGAAAGTACCTTCTGCCTGCATTTCTCGCAGGCATCCTGATTCACTTTATCTATAATATTATCATACTCCGGGGGGCAATATGA
- a CDS encoding ABC transporter ATP-binding protein has product MIEFLDVSKFFGGHKALDSATIRIEDGTTIGIVGPNGAGKTTLIRLLCGILKPSKGQIIIDGIDLQKHPTEIKKRIGYLPEEPNLYERPKAGELLEYFGLLYGVPKDKIDQRIDELLNLVGLSDRKDWRVSSFSKGMRQRLAISRALIHDPQIIVFDEPTMGLDPLTSRKIRDFIKTLKKDKTIILCTHYMYEAEQLCDKIAIIDKGKIKAYDTIENLKKIYIKEKTFKIGLKNMKSEILDRISLDKNLKVEERGENYLVIKARDYEDLKYVLREDVIYFEDLTPSLEEVFIELVGSKND; this is encoded by the coding sequence ATGATAGAGTTTCTTGATGTTTCCAAATTCTTTGGTGGCCACAAAGCTTTGGACAGTGCCACTATTAGAATAGAGGATGGAACGACCATAGGCATAGTTGGCCCAAACGGTGCCGGAAAGACGACTTTAATCAGGCTTCTTTGTGGAATTTTAAAACCTTCAAAGGGGCAGATAATAATTGACGGGATAGATCTCCAAAAACATCCGACAGAAATTAAGAAAAGAATAGGTTACCTCCCTGAAGAGCCTAATCTTTATGAGAGACCAAAGGCCGGTGAACTTTTGGAATACTTTGGACTATTATACGGAGTTCCTAAAGATAAAATTGATCAAAGAATTGATGAGCTACTAAATCTAGTCGGGCTATCCGATAGGAAGGATTGGAGGGTATCCTCTTTTTCCAAAGGTATGCGGCAGAGGCTTGCAATTTCAAGGGCCTTGATCCATGATCCCCAAATAATAGTTTTTGATGAGCCTACGATGGGATTAGATCCGCTCACCTCCAGGAAAATCAGGGATTTTATAAAAACACTGAAGAAAGACAAAACAATTATTTTGTGCACCCATTATATGTATGAAGCAGAACAGCTGTGCGATAAAATAGCAATCATTGACAAGGGAAAAATAAAGGCCTACGACACCATTGAAAATCTTAAAAAAATATACATCAAGGAAAAAACTTTTAAGATTGGCCTAAAAAATATGAAAAGTGAAATTCTGGATAGGATCTCTCTCGATAAAAATCTTAAAGTAGAGGAAAGGGGAGAGAATTATCTTGTCATAAAAGCCCGGGACTATGAAGACCTAAAATATGTCCTAAGGGAAGATGTCATCTATTTTGAAGATTTAACGCCCTCTCTAGAAGAGGTCTTTATTGAGCTAGTCGGTAGTAAAAATGATTAA
- the cobO gene encoding cob(I)yrinic acid a,c-diamide adenosyltransferase, translated as MKGLIEVYTGSGKGKSTAAFGLTLRASGRGLKSIIIQFMKQGNTYGEHFAIEKIDNIEIVSFGKPKFVNFKNPSKEDIDLVSEAFEFSKNAINGGKYDIVILDEINIALHFKLLDVEKAIDLLKNKPEHVEVVLTGRLAPKELIELADLVSEIVEIKHPYQKGIGAREGIEY; from the coding sequence ATGAAGGGATTAATTGAAGTTTATACCGGCAGTGGAAAAGGAAAGAGCACCGCCGCATTTGGTCTCACTTTAAGAGCTTCTGGGCGTGGACTAAAATCCATAATAATACAGTTCATGAAGCAGGGAAATACCTATGGAGAGCATTTTGCCATAGAAAAAATAGATAACATTGAAATAGTATCTTTTGGGAAACCCAAATTTGTAAACTTCAAAAATCCAAGTAAAGAGGACATCGACCTTGTAAGTGAAGCGTTTGAGTTTTCTAAAAATGCTATCAATGGCGGAAAGTATGATATTGTAATCCTTGATGAAATAAACATCGCATTACACTTTAAATTATTGGATGTAGAAAAGGCAATTGATCTCTTAAAAAATAAACCTGAACATGTTGAGGTTGTACTCACGGGGAGATTAGCCCCAAAAGAGTTAATTGAGCTTGCTGATCTAGTCTCAGAGATAGTAGAGATAAAACATCCTTACCAGAAAGGTATTGGGGCAAGGGAAGGCATTGAGTATTAG